The Pseudomonadota bacterium genome includes a window with the following:
- a CDS encoding ABC transporter permease — translation MQILKILFKNAFRHKLRTGLTVLSIAIAILSFGLLRTVISAWYAGVEASSASRLVTRNSVSLIFPLPLSYKDKIRHIEGVNTVSYGNWFGGVYVDEKNFFANFAVEPRSYLVLHPEYKLTEDEQKAFFRDRKAFIAGRKLVERFGWKMGDIVILKGTIFPGNWEFVLRGIYKGKDKNTDESQFLLHWDYLNETLKKKAPGRADQVGFYMVGVTKPELSTQVALHIDKTFKNSIAETLTETEKAFQMSFVSLSDAIITAIRLVSFVVIVIILAVVANTMAMTSRERIGEYAVFKTLGFGGWRIAGLIFGESLIISMMGCVTGIVLTFPAANAFGKAVGEFFPVFNIEVETLLLCVAASMLVGILSAVIPTYRAIKIPIAEGLRSIG, via the coding sequence ATGCAGATCCTCAAGATTCTCTTTAAAAACGCCTTCCGCCATAAACTACGAACAGGTCTTACCGTTCTGAGCATTGCCATTGCCATACTGTCTTTCGGTTTACTGCGCACCGTTATCAGTGCATGGTATGCAGGGGTTGAAGCATCCTCGGCAAGCCGTCTTGTAACACGTAACTCTGTATCCCTCATATTCCCGCTCCCCCTCTCATATAAAGATAAAATCCGCCATATTGAAGGGGTGAACACGGTATCCTATGGCAACTGGTTCGGTGGTGTATATGTTGATGAAAAAAACTTTTTTGCCAATTTTGCCGTAGAACCGCGGAGTTACCTTGTGCTTCATCCTGAATACAAGCTGACAGAGGATGAGCAGAAAGCGTTTTTCCGGGATAGAAAGGCATTTATTGCCGGACGGAAGCTTGTTGAAAGGTTTGGATGGAAGATGGGCGATATCGTAATCCTCAAAGGAACAATCTTTCCCGGTAACTGGGAATTTGTGTTAAGGGGTATCTATAAAGGGAAAGACAAAAATACCGATGAGAGTCAGTTTTTACTTCACTGGGATTATCTCAATGAAACGCTAAAAAAGAAAGCCCCCGGACGGGCGGACCAGGTAGGCTTTTATATGGTAGGTGTGACTAAACCGGAGTTGTCAACCCAGGTGGCACTTCATATTGATAAGACATTTAAGAATTCCATTGCAGAAACTCTGACTGAAACGGAAAAGGCATTTCAGATGAGTTTCGTTTCCCTTTCGGATGCCATTATCACCGCCATAAGGCTTGTTTCTTTTGTTGTGATAGTCATAATTCTTGCAGTAGTAGCCAATACCATGGCAATGACATCCAGGGAACGTATCGGTGAATACGCTGTATTTAAAACCCTCGGATTTGGCGGATGGCGAATAGCGGGGCTTATCTTCGGGGAGTCACTTATTATCAGTATGATGGGTTGTGTAACGGGCATCGTGCTGACATTCCCTGCGGCAAACGCCTTTGGTAAGGCTGTGGGCGAATTCTTTCCGGTATTTAATATTGAGGTGGAGACGTTATTGCTCTGTGTTGCCGCCTCAATGCTTGTGGGAATACTTTCGGCAGTGATTCCTACGTACAGGGCCATTAAGATACCTATTGCCGAGGGGTTGAGGAGTATCGGGTGA